The Desulfatibacillum aliphaticivorans DSM 15576 region CGGGCCAGCAAGGTCTTCCCCGATCCCGGGGGGCCCATGAGCAGCACGCCCTTGGGAATACGCCCGCCCAGACGGGTGAATTTGCGGGGATCCCGCAAAAACTCCACAATCTCCGAAAGTTCTTCCAAAGCCTCGTCCACGCCGGCCACGTCGTCAAACGTCACCCTGGCCTGCTGGTCCGACAGAAGACGAGCCCGGCTTTTTCCGAACGACATGGCCTTGCCGCCTCCCGACTGCATCTGGCGCATGAAAAAGATCCAAACGCCCAGGAGAACGATCATGGGCAGCCATTGAAGGATGTATATCCCGATACTGTTATCCGAGGGCGGCTCAGCTTTTATGTCAATGCCCTTTTGGGTAAGGTGGGGAATCAGGGACTGGTCTTCCGGCGCATAGGTGCTCCACTCTTTGTCATTCTTTTTCAGAGTAATCTTTTTACCCTGGATGCTGACGGAATCCACCTCGCCTCTATCCACCATCTGCAAAAACTCGGAGTAGGTAACCTCCTGCTGCTGGGCGGATTGTTCAAAGGTGCTGAACATCAGGAAGACGGCAAAAATGATAATGACCCAAAAGGCTAAATTTTTATACCAAGGGTTCAAATGAGAATACCTCCTTCATCCCGGGGCTTTTGAGCGCACCACGGGCTATTGGGCTAATAAAACTGTCCAGGTTATATTTTAATCATTACGTGCTTTTAGGCAAGAAAAACTTTGCAACGCAAAATGCGCCTTGTTTCTGATAGAATTTTAGCAGGCTCCGCCAATCGTTGGCCTACAAGCCAAAGAACGGTTTCTTCATTTGTAAGTACATAAATATTTAGGCGATCCTGGGCGGGAACCTTGTGGTCGATAAGAAATTTTTTTACCTTTTGCGCCCCTCCTGCTCCTAATGGGGTAAAACGGTCCCCGGGCCTCCAGGGCCTGAAGGTCAGGGGAAAAGACGCCCGCTCCAGGTCCATGCAGACCTCCATGGGGTCCTCCTTGAGAAGAAAATTTTCCGTTTTCTCTTCCTCATAGCAAACCAAAGTCAGGCCGGCCTGGGGAATTTGGTGCGTCCCGGGCCCATCCAAAACCACCCGCCATTCCTTGGCAGGCTGGGAAGGCGTGCGCGCCCAGTCCGGAGAGTCGTGCAAGATGAATTCCAGCTTCCTTTGCACGCGCCGGGCTTCCAGGCCGTCGGGCAGGTGCACCTGGCTTCCGGATTTCCCTTGGCAGGCAAGTTTCAGGACGTCATGCACGTGGGTCCATGAGGTCTTTCGGGTATTGCCCCGAACTTCGGCCATGGCCTGCAGGACAATCCTGCGCTGCAAGGCCAAAGGCTGTTTAACAAGGTGGACGAGCGAAAGTTCCAGGCCGTTTTTTATTGGCTTGGCGTGATCGTCCAGGAAATCCCGGGCCATGCCGTCCATCCATAGATGCTCTTCCCGCAAGATGTTTGAAAGGCGATTAAGCCCCGGAACAATGGCCGGATTGTACTGGCTTTCCAAAATGGGGAGAAGATGAAGGCGAATTTGGTTTCTGAGAATGCTTTGATCCTGGTTGGTGCTGTCCTGGACCCATTTCAGGGCGTTTTCCCGGCAGTATTCCAGGATTTCCTTGCGGGTTAGTTTAAAAAGAGGGCGCACCGTTTTTCCGTTTACGGGCGGAATGCCGGAAAGGCCTCCGGCGCCTGCCCCGCGGATTAGGGAGATAAGCATCCATTCGGCATTATCGTCTGCATGATGCCCCAGGGCGACAAAGTCGTAGCCATGCTCCTGCATGGCGCGGGAAAAAAAGGCTTTGCGGGCCTCCCTGGCCGCCTCCTCCAGGCTCAGCCCCGACTCTTTTCGGGCGGCCGCAACGTCCACGGTTTCCATATGAAAGGGCACATCCAGGCTGTTAGCCAATTCCTGCACAAAGAGGGCGTCCCTGTCCGATTCCTCCCCGCGCAGGCAATGGTTTACGTGGGCCACGCCCAGTTGCAGGGCGAACTCCTTTTGAAGACGGGACAGAACGTGCACCAGGGCGGTGGAGTCCGGCCCGCCGCTCACGCCCGCCAGAACGCGGGCGCCGCGAAAAAGCAAGCCCTGTTCATACAGGGCTTGGCGGACTTTTTCCAAAAAAGAATCCACAATGGGCGGAACATGCCCTGCAGTCATTTGGGGGCCTCCGTCCTTATGGCGTGGGAAGGCCTAAAGGCGTTCCTGAATGTGGCTATGGATGGTTTCGGAAATCTGACGGTCCCAGACTCCCACGTATCCCACGCGAATTCCGATTTGGGTGATTTTAGGATCCAGCATGGTGACTTTGATGGTGACCGGCTTGTCTCCCGCCCTGCGGCCGTTGAACGTAGTGGTAATGCCGTCGTCCACCTTGGAGTCAATGCTGATTTTCAGCTCATTTATCACCGCGTTAGTCACGGATACGGCTTTGGCGTAAGTAGCCGGATAAGACCGCACCAGTTCCCCTTTAACGTACGTAAAAGCCCCCGCGCCCGCGCCCGCGCCCAAGACCACCGCAGCGCATGAAGAGGTTGAAATCAGTACAATGGCGCACAGCAATGCCAACAAAGCTCTTTGCATAAGAAAATCCTCCGTGATCTGATAGTTTCCTGATCCGCAGGCCTAAGATTAGGCTACATTCTCTGATGTGTCAACGGCGCATTGACAGGAGTAGTAATAGTGCTGATTATGTTATATAATACCGAACCCTTTAACCGGCAAAGGGGGTCGCCTTTGGAACTCATTGATTTCAAGTATGTATACTGCCCCGTGATGGAGAAGGAATTGCGCCTCAAGAGGCTTTACAAAACCCGTGCAAATGGTAAAAGCACCAGGAAGAAGGTGATCGATTGCACGGGCGCATTGAGGTGCGGAGCCTGCTCGGTCATGGATGAAAAGGTGATTTTCGATTTTTCCAACTGCCCTTTTCGGGATGTAAATTTTTTTGATTAACCCTTGGCGGGACCGGCCGGGGCGCGCCGGATCATAAACGGCCGCCCCGCCGGCCCCCATGCTTTGCGCCAGAGGCTTTATATGGACGAAAAACTTATTAAAACGCACGACCTTCCCAACGGACTTACCTTAAACATTTATGACGGCTCAAAAAAAATCGCTGACAAAGGGGAATTTCAAAGCGAGCACGCTTCCACGGCTCAGCGCAAGCTGGAAGGCGACATCTGGCTGGTCTCCATGACTCTGCGGATGGAAGTGCCTGTTCTGGACTCCTACTTTGTACAGGATGGAAGCTCCGCAATGACCCGCGAAAAAGTGGTTCAGGTTCTTGGAGAAACAGTCTTGTTTGAAAAAACCATGGCCCGGAACCTGGTTCATTCCAGCGAAAAGGACGAAATTTTCGAGCAGGTGGCGAAAGAAGCTGAAAAAAGCATGATCCCCTACCTCTCCCATCCGGAGTTCGGGAAAAAATTTGTTTATAAGGTCTACGCGGACGAAACATCCCCCGCCGCCATGCATAGGAAAGGCCTGCTGTAACGGAAAACGCAATGCGGCTCATCCGCCGCTATATAATACAGGATCCAAAGAAAATGATTAAAAACATATCCGAAAGCATGAAGGAATACGCCGAAATGGCGGTCCAGTTCGCCAAAAATTTTTTTGACGCCGACCTGGACTACTCCGAAGACAGCCTGCAAAAAGTGGATGAAGTCATTTCGGCCTACCGAAGCGGCCAGGTTTTCGATCCCAAAGAGCTTACCCCGGAACAGGAGGAGGACCTCTGGGTTTTCTCCAAAATGATAGGCGGCTACGTGGGGGAAGTGATTATTCGCAATTTGGGAGGAAACTGGTACACCCGGAAGCTGGATGATTTAAACCTGACCATTGTCCTGCAGATAGCCGACCAAGTGGAAGGCTCCCCCCCGGACATGGTGTTTCAATGCATGACCGAGCCTTTTCGGACCGTGGAAGCCTTTTATGAGGAAGCTAAAAAATCGCTTTCCGTGCATTAATGAGCCGACTCGGCGCTTGAGGCCCAAGGCCTTGTATACAGGTTATTATCTTGGGCCGGCCGGCTTCCCTTGAAATTTCAGGCCGTATGGAGTATTTGGATAAGACTTATTGATTGAAGGTCTTGTATTCCAATCCAAACTTGGTAAGGATCCATGCTGACAGACGTTGACAAAAAGGTGGTCGCCGCTATTCAGGGGGATATTCCCATTTCTCAAAGGCCCTACAAAGAGCTTGCGGAATCCATTGGGATTTCGGAAGCCCAGTTTCTTGAAGCCGTCAGAAAACTCCATGATCAAGGCGTAATCCGGCGTTTTGGGGCCACGATACGGCATCAGAAGTCCGGGTTTTCGGCTAAT contains the following coding sequences:
- the tilS gene encoding tRNA lysidine(34) synthetase TilS produces the protein MTAGHVPPIVDSFLEKVRQALYEQGLLFRGARVLAGVSGGPDSTALVHVLSRLQKEFALQLGVAHVNHCLRGEESDRDALFVQELANSLDVPFHMETVDVAAARKESGLSLEEAAREARKAFFSRAMQEHGYDFVALGHHADDNAEWMLISLIRGAGAGGLSGIPPVNGKTVRPLFKLTRKEILEYCRENALKWVQDSTNQDQSILRNQIRLHLLPILESQYNPAIVPGLNRLSNILREEHLWMDGMARDFLDDHAKPIKNGLELSLVHLVKQPLALQRRIVLQAMAEVRGNTRKTSWTHVHDVLKLACQGKSGSQVHLPDGLEARRVQRKLEFILHDSPDWARTPSQPAKEWRVVLDGPGTHQIPQAGLTLVCYEEEKTENFLLKEDPMEVCMDLERASFPLTFRPWRPGDRFTPLGAGGAQKVKKFLIDHKVPAQDRLNIYVLTNEETVLWLVGQRLAEPAKILSETRRILRCKVFLA
- a CDS encoding DUF3568 domain-containing protein, encoding MQRALLALLCAIVLISTSSCAAVVLGAGAGAGAFTYVKGELVRSYPATYAKAVSVTNAVINELKISIDSKVDDGITTTFNGRRAGDKPVTIKVTMLDPKITQIGIRVGYVGVWDRQISETIHSHIQERL